The following DNA comes from Amycolatopsis albispora.
GCCGTGCCGGAGGCGCGGCAGACAACACAGCCTAGTCAGGGTGACCGACAGCCACCCTTGCGCTTTGAACTATGAAGTCATATGTTTTGAAGCCTACCGTGACCGCGCTCACAGCAAAACCGCGAAAACCGCACATCCCGAACACCGACCCGGGAGGCCGCTCCATGACCGAAGCCCCGGACCACCACCACTCGCCGGTGACCGTCGAATTCCTGTCGGACTGGCGCAACGCCAGCTACAACTGCTTCTCCTCCGGCCACAAGTTCTGCCGCGAGGTCTGCCCCGTGATGCAGGTGACCCGCAACGAGTCGTGGACGCCGACGGCCTTCCACGCCAACGTCGTCGCGATGGAAAAGGGCGAGCTGACCGTCGAGGACGTCGCCGAGGACTACGTCAACTGCACCCAGTGCGGTGCCTGCGAACTGCGCTGCCCCAACACCTTGTTCACCGGCGACTTCTACCGCTTCCGCACCCGCACGGTGGACCTGGTCAAGCAGATGCGCGCGCTGGCCGTGGACAACGGCGTGCACCAGCCCGGTTACCAGCGCTGGAACCAGCTCACCGACGAGCGCACCCACGAGCCCGTGCTCGGCGAGGTGCCGGTCAGCCAGGAACACGTGCGCGACTGGTCGGCAGGCCTCGACATCCCCATCGGCGGCGAGACCATTCTGTTCGTCGACTGCGAAGCCGCCTTCTACCGCACCTCGGTGCCGCGTGCGGTGGCGCAGATCCTGCAGCGCGCGGGCGTCGAGTTCGGGCTGATGCGCGAGCAGTGGTGCTGTGGTGGCCCGGCCGCCGAAATGGGCTACCGCGACCAGGCGAAGCGGTTCGCCGAGCACAACCTCGCCGACTGGCGCGCGTCCG
Coding sequences within:
- a CDS encoding (Fe-S)-binding protein, giving the protein MTEAPDHHHSPVTVEFLSDWRNASYNCFSSGHKFCREVCPVMQVTRNESWTPTAFHANVVAMEKGELTVEDVAEDYVNCTQCGACELRCPNTLFTGDFYRFRTRTVDLVKQMRALAVDNGVHQPGYQRWNQLTDERTHEPVLGEVPVSQEHVRDWSAGLDIPIGGETILFVDCEAAFYRTSVPRAVAQILQRAGVEFGLMREQWCCGGPAAEMGYRDQAKRFAEHNLADWRASGVKRVLVLDPHDYITFTEDYPAYFGEDYEIEVVLVVELLAKLITEGKLTPEIPIERTITYHDPCRLNKRKGVWQEPRQILRSIPGLTFNDVDRVTQWSYCSGGGGGLPVEKPELTAKISENRLAKAAELEVDTLVSACPWSERPLSAAGEAHRIDVVDIHELLAESLGIEVGGSRGA